The Candidatus Denitrolinea symbiosum DNA window TGCCGGTCATCGAGAAAGATGTGGATGGTCCCAACTCTCTGCCTTTGCGCATTGACGGAGAGCATCCCACCCTCGGAAAATTTGCCGCCAGCCGCCGCGTCGCCCGCACGATCTATATGGGTTCCGCGCCTCTATCGCAGGCCGCCCATCGTGGGCTCGAAGACCGCCGCGTGAAACTGGGCTGCGTCATGCCGGGTGAATCACCGGCCGTCTTCGGAGATGCCTTGCGCCGTCTGGCCGCCTCCGCCACCTACCTCTATCAGGATGGCGCTCGCTATTGGTATTCCACTCAACCCACCGTTACCAAACTGGCCGAAGATCGCGCCGAGCAATTGAAGCGCGAACCCGATAAGGTTGTCCACGAACTCGAACAGCGTCTCCGCGCCGACCTGCGCCAGATGGGCGATTTCGTCCGCGTTCATCCGATGCCGCAGTCCGGCCAGGATGTCCCCGATGATTACGAAGCGCGCCTGGTTGTGTTGAGTATCGATGACGCCTACAGCAAGGAAGCCGGCAACAAGGCTGAAACCACCGCCCGCCAACTTCACGAAACACGCGGCAATTCCCCGCGCCTCTTCCAGAACTCGCTCGTTTTCCTCGCCGCCGATAAGACCCGCCTGCAGGACCTCGATGAAGCCACCCGAAAATACCTGGCCTGGGAATCCATCCTGAGCGAAAGATTGGTATTGAATCTCGATCCGCAACAAGTGAAGCAAGCCGAAACACAAAAGGCTTCCGCCGATAGCACGGTCACCACGCGCATTCCAGAAACATATCAGTGGCTGCTCGTGCCTGTTCAGGCATCTCCTCAAGCACCAGTTACCTGGCAGGTTCTGCGCCTCACCGGTCAGGAGGCTCTGGCCGTCCGCGCCAGCAAGAAACTGAAGAGCGATGAGCTCCTGCTCACTGGTTTCGCAGCATCCCGCCTGCGCATGGAACTGGACCGCATCCCGCTCTGGCGCGGCAATCACGTATCGGTCAAGCAACTGGCCGAGGATTTCGCTCGTTATATTTACCTGCCGCGTCTCAAAGACTCGTCTGTTCTGCTCAACGCCATCCGTGATGGCATCTCCTTGTTGACGTGGGAACAGGATAGTTTCGGCTTTGCCGATAGTTTCGATGAGGCAGCCGGCCGCTACAAAGGTCTGCGCATCAGCCAAAGCATTTCACTCTACGATGCCAGTTCCCCCAGCCTGCTCGTCAAGAGCGAGGTTGCTCGTACTCAACTTGACACCGAAAGTAAAAAGCCCATCACAGGACCGCTCTCCCAGCCGTCTTCCACTACAGATGCAAAGTCAACCACCACTGGGACAAAGACAACTCCGCCTCCTGCGCCTCCCGTGCCGCAGTCCAAACGCTTCCACGGCACCGTTGTCCTCGACAGCACCCGCGTTGGCCGCGATGCCAGCCGCATTGCCGAGGAGGTCATCAGCCACCTCACAAGTCTGCCCGGTGCAAAAGCCACGATCACCCTCGAGATCGACATCGAAGCCCCGAACGGGATTCCCGAAGACCGCGTGAGGATCGTCAACGAGAATAGCAACACACTGAAGTTCAAGAGTCATGAGTTTGAGGAAGGATGAAGTGCAAGCGTCGGACACCCCAATCAATGCATTAGTGAATCCTTCACCGGGATCACATGATAGCGTGCCGTTCCCAACTCCGCGCCGAATTGGATGCCTACTACGCCCGTCTCTACGGACTCACCCGCGACGAACTGCGCTACATTCTCGACCCCAAAGAAGTCCACAGCGAAGATTTCCCTGGCGAAACCTTCCGCGTGCTGAAGGAGAAGGAAGTCCGCTTGTATGGGGAGTATCGGACGTCAAGGCTGGTGCTGGAGGCGTGGGATGGGATGCTCAAATAGTTGGATGGCTGGAAAAATAATTACAAAACTGGAGAATTTGTTATGACTATTCAGATTATTGACCTTGTGCGCCGTTTTGATTCAGGGGAAATTCAACTTCCCATGATGCAACGTGAATACGTTTGGAAACCTGCTAAAGTTGTAAAACTTCTGGATTCCCTATACAATCGATGGCCTATTGGATGCTTTTATGTATGGCATACAACAGAAGAACAAAATACTAAAGAACGAGTAGGTGGAAAAATTATCCATTATTCAATTGATGGTTTTTATGGTTTTTTGCTTGATGGACAGCAACGTCTCACAAGCCTTTCACTTGCGATATCTGGTGAGGTAGCTGAAAACGCTGATAACCGTGCCTTCTTTGACGTTGAAAAAAACCGTTTCTTCCTTCACGGGAGTAATAAAACAATCCAGAAACGGGTTGACGCACTAGATCCTGGGCTTGTTCCGCTTTTCGATTTAATGATTAACCCTAATGATACCCAAGCGGTTATACAGCGAATTATTGACAGCCTTTATGAATGGGAACGAATTGAAACTAAGGCAGATGAAACAAATTATCGAACCCGTCTTCACTCTGCCGCGACCATGCTAAATCAAACAGCGCTTTGCCAGGAGTTCCATAATGATCATGTCGCAGATGCTATTGAACTATTTGCGAGATTAAATAAAGGTGGAACAAGTTTGTCATCTGGGGAAGTGGAAGCGGCACGCTTATCGCAAGCAGCAACGGCACATATTGTTAAGCCAATGCGTAGTTTTGTGCAAAACAAAAAACTATCTGCGTTAGGATTTAATTTTTCGTTTCTTACTCGTACTCTGGTCACGATTCATCGTGGATCGTCTGGATTTGCCAATTTACCGCGCAATTGGGCAACAGGCGATATTGATACTTCTTGGGAGTCCACCCAAAAAGGGCTTCAATATGCTGCCTCACTTGTTCGGGACGAATTTGGTTGGACAAGTAGGCGTTGGTTGCCATCAGCAAATGCGCTTATCCCTATTGCCTATCTTTTTAAGGATCATTCAAAAGCACCATCTAAAAAAGAACGAGAGTCTGCAAAGTCTTATCTCCTACTCACTGGGTTGCGTGGACTTTTTAGAGGTTCCGTTGAAACTTCCATCAACACCTTTGTAAACCCACTAAAAACTGCACATGCAAATATTAAAAACAGAGGTGGGCTTTTGGTAAAACGTATTCCCCAAAATCGCCTGTTCAAAATCAAGCCTAACGACATTATAAATACAGTTGGTATGTATTCCCCTCTAATGCAGATATATCTGGCTTACCTTGTCTCTAAGAAAGCCAAAAGTTGGCCTAGCGGTCGTTTGATTAGCGAAATTGCCCTTGGAAAAATATCGGGCGATATACTTGCTGTCCATCATATTTTTCCCAAAAAATATATGACTTCACTTGGTTACCCGCCAGAAGATTTTAATGTTATGGCGAATTATGCAGTACTTCTTCAATCCGATAATGCAGAATTAGGGGATGAACCTCCAGCAGAAATATATTCAAGCTTATCTTCTCAGGAACGTAGCATGACGTCAACTCAATTATTTCTTCGTGGACAGGATGACCTTCTTAACCCAGAGAATTACGATGAGTTCGTTGAGCACAGATCAAAGTTGTTGGCGGATGCTTTGAATACATTTCTTGGTTTATAAATGAAAGACAAATTTTTTTGTAATCACGATGAACCCTTCCGCTGGGACGAAGTCCGCCGCGCCCAACTCCGCGCCGAGTTGGATGCCTACTACGCCCGTCTCTACGGTCTCACCCGCGATGAGCTGCGCTACATTCTTGATCCCAAAGAAGTCCACGGCGAAGATTTCCCTGGGGAGACTTTCCGCGTTCTGAAAGAGAAGGAAGTCAAGCAGTTTGGGGAGTACAGGACGTCAAGGATGGTGTTGGAGGCGTGGGATGGGATGGAAAGATGAAGAAGGGACGTAGTGTTCTAGTCTTGATACTGCTAGGGATTATCGCTTTGGTTTTGATAATCCTTGCTTCTGCTTATAGTGTTTTGCTAGATGCCATAAGTAATTATTTTCAGCCCTATTTAATAGCATTTACTGAGTCAGCAAAGAATGTCCATCCATTATTGATCTTGTTTGGATTGCTTATTTTTGTATCTACGTTGATTAGCACATGGAATTATTTTCAAAAGCGATTGGAAGCGGCAACCAAGAATCAACAGGATGAATTTAGAAGTAATCACCCTGTTGAGTACAGATATTTGACTTGGATTATAGACAATCTTAGTTCGGAGCAGGCTACGTTCGTAAAGCCCAAAGTATCATTACTTACCCCGATTAATTATAAAAAGGCAGGCAGAAAAAAACTAAATATTGGAACAGTAGTTCAAAATGCTTTCCGCTTAACCACTGGTTTTGATAATCTAGTTGAATCCGAAATGATGCGTGATGGATATGGGATAATCATTGAGGGAGATCCTGGGTTAGGCAAAACTTCTTGCCTGCGCAGAATAATATTAAATCGAGCAAATAAGATTATTAGCGGGGAAGAAAATCTGCCCCGCCTTCCAGTTTATGTTGTAATCTCTGATTATCGTGGCGATGTGCCTTTTATTGAGTTTTTCAAGAATAGACTTGATAGGTCCTTTCGTTACTCATCATTTTTGTCGCAAGACATTGATGGATACTTGGCTCAGGGAAGATTGCTAATCTTTCTTGATGACGATACAAACCAGGGTCAAGATTCTCAAAAAAGACTCGAAGAGATTGTTTCTTTTACAAAAAAGCATAAAGATAATTTTTTTGTCATTGCGTCACGTCCAAATTCTCAGTTGGGCAAATTCAGCTTTGTGCATTACCGTCTTAATCCTTTTTCTGGCAGAGATGCACGGAAACTTTTAGGAAAAATACTGGATAAATCCCAGTTGACACAAGCAAAAAACATTATTGAACGTATTCCAGGTGCTTATTTTTGGCTGGCAACAAATCCCAATATGTTGTGGATGTTAGCAAGAGCAGTGCAATTATCAGAAAAAACTCCAAAAAACAGAACCGAATTAGTTGCTAATTTCATTGACACAGCATTAAAGACGGAAGCGAATAAAAGGGGTGAGGAAATTGATATTGATAATCTCAGAACTTTTCTTGAATCCGCCGCCTTTCACAGTGTCGAAAATACCGAATTTGAGATACCTGCTTATTTGCTTGAGGAAAACCCGCGTTTTGAATTTAATGGCTTGATTATGCAGATTTTTGTTGGGGCAGGGGTATTAGCACAAACTAAAGACGGTCATGTAACATTTTTTAGCCAAGCAATTATTCGGGATTATTTTGCAGGAAGTCATATCAGAAAAGAATGGAAAATGCACGGCAAGTTGGCTTTTCTAGAATGGTCTTCCAAGTGGGTAAGCCCAATCAGTTTTGCGGCTGGAATGCTAGATAGTGACGAGGGTGAAAAATTACTCCAGCAAATTAAATTGATGTATGGATTTGTAGATAATTCCGTGCTTGTGGGGGAAATGATCGCTTACTCGAACATAGACCGTGAGACACAGTTTGTTGTTGAAGTGGTTGAGCAGATAGGCGAAGAACTTAAATCTTTACATAGTTCTCGTTTGCAGATAGTGAGAATTCTAAGTCAACTTTATAACAAAAAGACCCAAGAAGTCTTGGACGGCATTTTCTCTGAGAGCCATCAGAATTTGTCTTGGTTGTCTTGGCTTAGTCAGGCAAACGATACGCTGCAAGTAAGAGAGCAAGTAATAACAGCCATGAAATTGGCTGGCACAAGCGTTCCCTTCTCTTATTGGGCTGTATTTATTCTTACATGGATAGGCGTAAAAGTGTGGGGAATTGTATCAATTCCATTCAAAATAGATTTTTTTCTTTACCCTTTATTTGTCGCCTTAGTAGAACTTCTACTAACCTATATTTGGATACCCGTATTAGTTTTTGTTATTTATTGGATCGCGAAACAAGGGATTACAGTACAAAGCATTGGCTCTTTGGGTCAATCAATTACGAATATTATTCATCAATACCCTCTATTAATATTCATTGGCATTTTAATTTTGGCTGAAATCATTTATTTGCAAGTTAGTTTTTTCATAACCCAAAGGAAATGCCAGACGCAATTAAAAATTTATTTGAATAAGTTACGAGCCAGCCATAAGCTAAACCCTTGGAGTGTTCTTGTTGCTCAGTTTGCTCTTCAACGCTATGGAGTTTTGGTTAGAGAGAGTAATCCTGATGAGGCTGTGGAATTTTTAGCAAGTATTGCAACAGACGATAGATTTCCTGCTCCCTTTATATGTCAGGCAATCAAAGAGCTCGCGTTGACGCGTGACCCTAGAGCGGCTGATGTAATCGTTAAATTACTGTCAATGATAGATTTCAACGATTCGCGATTTTCATTTTACATTGCGTGGACGTGCACAGTTGCACTTGGGTTTTTGGACACTAAGAAATCTATAGATGGGTTAAAAAAAATCACGGAAGAACCGATTAGAAAAATCCGTAAAATCGCTCTTGATTCTTTAGCCTTGCTTGGCAACGAGGATGCTTCAAAAGAGATATTGCGCACTATTGATTTTGAAACTGAAACTGGACAACATGCTTTGAATTCTTATTTAATTATAGAAGCGCACCTAATGAATTGTACGCCTACATCAGGTATGCTTTCGGATTTCACGAAACCTAACAAAGATTTTTATCATTGGAAGGATTGGTTAAAAAATATTCAGGGTAGCATGCATATCCATTATTACAAAGTTGTCTCTGAGTGTGTTCGTAACGGTAAAATGAAAGAATGGTTAAGTCAAAAGATTGAGAACGTCAGTGAAACTGAAACAAAAGATAAGCTTCGCAGAATAATAGAAACCTTTGAGTAAATAAAACATGAAGAAAATGGATAAAATACTCCGCGCCAAACTACATGCCTACTACGCCCGTCTTTACGGTCTCACCCGCGACGAACTGCGCTACATTCTTGACCCCAAAGAAATCCACGGCGAAGATTTCCCTGGCGAAACCTTCCGCGTGCTGAAGGAGGAGGAAGTCAAGCAGTTTGGGGAATATCGGACGAGACGTCTTGTTTTGGAGGCGTGGGATGGGCAAGGTCAAGGATGAAGGCGGAATTATAAACGATGAATATGAAGAAAAAGCAAATGAGCAAAACAGAATTTGCCAAGATTGCTGAACGCAAATGGGTACCTACCCTGCTAATTGGAGATGGAAGACCTAATTGGATGCTGGGTATTCCAGACGAAAAACTTGCTATGACTCTGGCAAGCGGTACCTTCATCGATCCGAGAATTGTTGAACATGATGGGATTACATATAGTGGGGTCGTTGGTGGCATGGATATTTATCGCCATGATACAAATGATGTAAGCAAAGGTTTTCCAATCAACAAAGATCACTATATTATTGTTCTTGATCCAGCCAATGACAACGCTTTGCTTGTGAACGGTCCATTAAAGGACAATGAACACTGGCTTGGAAATTTACCCAATTTACCTGAAAACATAATTATCATTGAGTCTACAGAAGATTGACCGTAAGAGCACAACTGGAGTCTGAATGAATAAAGCCAAAAAGAAGCCAACAGCAAAGCAAGAGATCAAGTCCAAAACAATAAAGACTATTGCCGCAAAACCTGCCGTTTTGCCTGTACCAACAGCAAAACTTCTTTCCCGTTCTGAGAGTACATAACTTGATTTCAAACGCGATGCCGAGGCTGTGAAGCATGATGATTTGGTTGCATTCGCAAATAGTGGCGGTGGTGTAATCCTTGTTGGTGTTGATGAAGAATTAGGAAAAAATGGTGTGCAAAAAGGAAAAGTTGTTGGATGTGATGTTTCTGATCGTGAGCGCAATAGAATTGTGAGTCGGGCGAGCCAGTGTCGACCAGCAATAGCAGTCAAAGTTACGGTTGAAACTCACGGAAAAAATTCGATATTTCGAGTTGATATTCCAAAAGGTGGATTGCACTGCACTCCAAATGGCACTTACAAAATCAGACGAGATGGGCAAACAGATATTATTGACCCATCAGCAATGGCTCAAATCATTGTTGAGTTGGAGCGAAAACGAATATTTTATTACTTGCGTGCTGCTGTCCGTCCTGAAATCGAAGATGCTCAATCAGACCTTGAATCAAGATATGATGAAGCCCTAGCGGAAATTGAAGACTTACGTTCTCAAATTGATGATTTCGATGATAGAGATGACTCTTATGACCGTGACCACGACGAACGATAACACGGTTGGTCAGCCGAATATCGGCTACCTCGGCGAACCCTTCTGCTGGAACGACACGCCAAGGCGCCACGCCCAATTATGAATGTTCACGACATGGAAGGCGAGCGCGATCACCACGCGCATAGCGGCTCTTGTTAGATGTTCCGCAGTCGAGGCACCCCTCGTCAGTGAGATGACCAACGCGGTTCAGCTGGCGTATCTCAGCAAACTCCATTAAATGATCCAGATTTACTTGATCGCTAAATAACCCGGTAAACATCATCATAAAATCGTTTGCTACCCTGGCTGCGGATAATGCGTTTAGTGTAATGACGCTGGGCTCCTCAATCTCCTCATCGTCAACGTACCGCTGTGCGCGTCTCTCCTTCTCTGATAAGCCTTCAAGGGTAAGACGATTCGCTGGGATAAGCCTGTTGCAACTTAGACATCCCCCACCGGGAAATGGCAGGACTATTCTACTGGCAACCAATATTTGATCGACAACACGGGATTTGTCCACCAAAGGCTTTATACCAATTTGCGCTCCAGGTATTAGGTATTGGTGGACAATCGCATTGAACACAAGACGACTCTGAATTGAGTCTGTGGCTAAAAACAAGAAATCGACATCTGTGAGTTTGCGTGCAGTTATCTCATCCAGAATATCTCCGGCAACTGCCTCATAATGGATTTTCGGGTTTGCTTGTTTCGCAAGTCGTCTAGCCACAAAAACCTTACGTCGGGCTAGTCTTTCGCCGAGATGCTTTAACAGGTGATTCTTGCGTCTAGTAAGGAATCCCAGAGCATCTTGTTCCGTGGCCCCTACAACTCTCGGAAGGTTGGTCAAATCAACACGATCGAAATCAACTGCTACGATATGACCCACGCCAAGACGCGCAAGCCATTCGTTTAAAAGCGATCCGCCACCTCCCAAGCCGACAATTCCGACTTTTAGGTTTGACAGGATTTCCTGCCCAACGTCACCGAACAAGCGGGAATTTCTATCGTACTTGGGGTCTATGAATCGGGGAGCATCCGAAGTTCTCGGATAAAGCCTCCGTATTCGAGAACCAATGATGGTGGCATGATCGAGTTTGTAGCGTCCGTCGCGTGTCCAAACATCACCAGCCACTGCGTTTTTCGTAAATACTAATGCCCCAACTGGCCCTCCCCTTGTTATGTCCAACAAGGCAGGATAACCACGTTCATGAGACGCCAAATCATGTCCAGAAAAATCGACCCAATTATCGCCCCCATGA harbors:
- a CDS encoding ABC transporter ATP-binding protein; this translates as MKHDDLVAFANSGGGVILVGVDEELGKNGVQKGKVVGCDVSDRERNRIVSRASQCRPAIAVKVTVETHGKNSIFRVDIPKGGLHCTPNGTYKIRRDGQTDIIDPSAMAQIIVELERKRIFYYLRAAVRPEIEDAQSDLESRYDEALAEIEDLRSQIDDFDDRDDSYDRDHDER